One genomic region from Xenopus laevis strain J_2021 chromosome 2L, Xenopus_laevis_v10.1, whole genome shotgun sequence encodes:
- the tarbp2.L gene encoding RISC-loading complex subunit tarbp2 isoform X1, producing MSENGDCEHQTSSGFPSIEQMLASSPGKTPISLLQEYGTRVGKTPVYDLLKAEGQAHQPNFTFRVSVGDINCTGQCSAPPSTRGQGPSKKAAKHNAAEVALSLLKEGEMFGVMCEENSVVLSVEQPAELKEVADVSPPPTTRNHTIEMKPPLSAQQSECNPVGALQELVVQKGWRLPEYTVTQESGPAHRKEFTMTCRVERFLEIGSGTSKKLAKRNAAAKMLLQIHQVPAEHRESGETEPEEDQFSVGKLDGSRSRGTACTWDSLRNSSGEKILHLRSNPLTILSSGFCSLLQDLSEEQSFQISYLDIDERSLSGLCQCLVELSTQPTTVCHGSATTRDAARANAAHNALQYLKIMAGGK from the exons ATGAGCGAGAACGGGGACTGTGAACACCAGACGTCCTCAGGATTCCCCAG TATTGAGCAGATGCTGGCATCGAGTCCTGGGAAGACCCCAATCAGCTTACTTCAGGAGTATGGGACTCGGGTAGGAAAGACTCCTGTATATGACCTGCTTAAAGCTGAAGGACAGGCCCATCAACCCAACTTTACTTTTCGCGTATCTGTTGGAGACATCAACTGCACCGGTCAGTGCTCTGCGCCGCCCAGTACTAGAG GTCAAGGACCAAGCAAAAAGGCTGCAAAGCACAACGCAGCCGAGGTGGCGCTCTCACTTCTGAAAGAAGGGGAAATGTTTGGAGTGATGTGTGAGGAAAACAG TGTGGTGTTGTCTGTAGAACAACCTGCAGAGCTGAAGGAAGTTGCAGATGTGTCTCCCCCTCCGACCACCAG GAATCACACCATAGAAATGAAACCCCCACTATCGGCACAACAGTCTGAATGTAACCCTGTGGGGGCATTGCAG GAGCTAGTTGTGCAAAAGGGCTGGAGACTTCCAGAATACACTGTAACCCAAGAGTCTGGTCCAGCACACCGGAAGGAATTTACTATGACGTGTCGAGTGGAAAGGTTCTTGGAGATTG GCAGTGGTACATCCAAGAAGTTGGCAAAGCGGAATGCAGCTGCAAAGATGCTTCTTCAGATTCACCAGGTACCTGCAGAGCATCGCGAGTCTGGGGAGACAGAACCCGAGGAGGATCAGTTCTCTGTG GGGAAGCTGGATGGAAGTCGGAGCCGCGGCACAGCTTGCACTTGGGACTCCCTGCGAAACTCCTCTGGAGAGAAGATACTGCATCTAAGGAGTAACCCCCTGACCATCCTGAGCTCTGGTTTCTGTAGCCTCCTGCAGGATCTATCCGAGGAGCAGAGCTTTCAGATTAGCTACCTTGACATTG ATGAGCGCAGTTTGAGTGGACTCTGTCAGTGTCTGGTTGAACTATCTACACAGCCTACTACTGTTTGTCATGGCTCAGCCACAACCCGAGATGCAGCTCGTGCAAATGCTGCCCACAATGCTTTGCAGTACCTAAAAATCATGGCAGGGGGCAAGTGA
- the tarbp2.L gene encoding RISC-loading complex subunit tarbp2 (The RefSeq protein has 1 substitution compared to this genomic sequence), whose amino-acid sequence MLASSPGKTPISLLQEYGTRVGKTPVYDLLKAEGQAHQPNFTFRVSVGDINCTGQGPSKKAAKHKAAEVALSLLKEGEMFGVMCEENSVVLSVEQPAELKEVADVSPPPTTRNHTIEMKPPLSAQQSECNPVGALQELVVQKGWRLPEYTVTQESGPAHRKEFTMTCRVERFLEIGSGTSKKLAKRNAAAKMLLQIHQVPAEHRESGETEPEEDQFSVGKLDGSRSRGTACTWDSLRNSSGEKILHLRSNPLTILSSGFCSLLQDLSEEQSFQISYLDIDERSLSGLCQCLVELSTQPTTVCHGSATTRDAARANAAHNALQYLKIMAGGK is encoded by the exons ATGCTGGCATCGAGTCCTGGGAAGACCCCAATCAGCTTACTTCAGGAGTATGGGACTCGGGTAGGAAAGACTCCTGTATATGACCTGCTTAAAGCTGAAGGACAGGCCCATCAACCCAACTTTACTTTTCGCGTATCTGTTGGAGACATCAACTGCACCG GTCAAGGACCAAGCAAAAAGGCTGCAAAGCACAACGCAGCCGAGGTGGCGCTCTCACTTCTGAAAGAAGGGGAAATGTTTGGAGTGATGTGTGAGGAAAACAG TGTGGTGTTGTCTGTAGAACAACCTGCAGAGCTGAAGGAAGTTGCAGATGTGTCTCCCCCTCCGACCACCAG GAATCACACCATAGAAATGAAACCCCCACTATCGGCACAACAGTCTGAATGTAACCCTGTGGGGGCATTGCAG GAGCTAGTTGTGCAAAAGGGCTGGAGACTTCCAGAATACACTGTAACCCAAGAGTCTGGTCCAGCACACCGGAAGGAATTTACTATGACGTGTCGAGTGGAAAGGTTCTTGGAGATTG GCAGTGGTACATCCAAGAAGTTGGCAAAGCGGAATGCAGCTGCAAAGATGCTTCTTCAGATTCACCAGGTACCTGCAGAGCATCGCGAGTCTGGGGAGACAGAACCCGAGGAGGATCAGTTCTCTGTG GGGAAGCTGGATGGAAGTCGGAGCCGCGGCACAGCTTGCACTTGGGACTCCCTGCGAAACTCCTCTGGAGAGAAGATACTGCATCTAAGGAGTAACCCCCTGACCATCCTGAGCTCTGGTTTCTGTAGCCTCCTGCAGGATCTATCCGAGGAGCAGAGCTTTCAGATTAGCTACCTTGACATTG ATGAGCGCAGTTTGAGTGGACTCTGTCAGTGTCTGGTTGAACTATCTACACAGCCTACTACTGTTTGTCATGGCTCAGCCACAACCCGAGATGCAGCTCGTGCAAATGCTGCCCACAATGCTTTGCAGTACCTAAAAATCATGGCAGGGGGCAAGTGA
- the XB5957062.L gene encoding pleckstrin homology domain-containing family A member 3, which translates to MEGSLLKWTNYLSGWKPRYFVLDSGILSYYDSPEDVGKVSKSSIKMAVCEIRVNPSDDSRMDLIIPNEQYFYLRTENAAERQKWLVALGSAKACLGDSATQRPKEETSASETLGRKLSELRVYCSYLMQQIKEMQGAVDPDGPGASPDIEKARAACCALYGACSHISSSLEDCMRHISTKQDGIAQEMPPPETPAAIELPQAQKVKNSVTTSPMRTPQSVYEAPRQIDDVTVLWKLEDMARWSRKRSKEVVLLNRNTAG; encoded by the exons ATGGAGGGATCGCTGCTGAAATGGACAAACTACCTGTCAG GCTGGAAGCCACGGTACTTTGTGCTGGACAGTGGTATCCTCTCATACTATGATTCGCCAGAGGATGTGGGGAAAGTGAGCAAAAGCAGCATCAAGATGGCCGTGTGTGAGATCAGAG TGAATCCCTCTGATGATAGCCGAATGGACCTCATTATCCCAAATGAGCAGTACTTCTATTTGCGCACAGAGAATGCAGCAGAACGCCAGAAGTGGCTGGTAGCCCTAGGATCTGCTAAAGCCTGCCTTGGGGACAGTGCAACACAAAGACCAAAAG AGGAGACTTCTGCCAGTGAAACCCTCGGGAGGAAACTGTCGGAGCTGCGGGTATATTGCAGTTATCTGATGCagcaaataaaagaaatgcaAGGGGCAGTGGATCCAGATGGACCTGGAGCTTCTCCTGATATAGAG AAAGCACGAGCGGCCTGCTGTGCCTTGTATGGGGCCTGCTCTCACATTTCTTCCTCGTTAGAGGACTGCATGAGGCACATCAGTACCAAGCAAGATGGAATCGCACAGGAGATGCCTCCTCCAGAAACGCCTGCTGCCATCGAGCTTCCGCAGGCACAGAAG GTGAAAAATTCAGTGACCACTTCTCCTATGAGAACCCCACAGAG TGTCTATGAGGCTCCCAGACAGATTGATGATGTTACTGTATTATGGAAACTGGAGGACATGGCGAGATGGTCTCGTAAGAGAAGCAAAGAAGTAGTTTTGCTAAACAGAAACACTGCTGGATAG